One genomic segment of Mastomys coucha isolate ucsf_1 unplaced genomic scaffold, UCSF_Mcou_1 pScaffold22, whole genome shotgun sequence includes these proteins:
- the Rfc5 gene encoding replication factor C subunit 5, with the protein MSAAPSQQQPAAGRARNLPWVEKYRPQTLADLISHRDILSTIQKFISEDRLPHLLLYGPPGTGKTSTILACAKQLYKDKEFGSMVLELNASDDRGIDIVRGPILSFASTRTIFKKGFKLVILDEADAMTQDAQNALRRVIEKFTENTRFCLICNYLSKIIPALQSRCTRFRFGPLTPELMVPRLEHVVQEENVDISEDGMKALVTLSSGDMRRALNILQSTNMAFGKVTEETVYTCTGHPLKTDIANILDWMLNQDFTTAYKNIMELKTLKGLALHDILTEVHLFVHRVDFPSSVRIHLLTKMADIEYRLSVGTSEKIQLSSLIAAFQVTRDLIVAEA; encoded by the exons ATGTCGGCGGCGCCTTCGCAGCAGCAGCCCGCGGCGGGCCGGGCCCGGAACCTGCCCTG GGTTGAGAAGTACCGGCCACAGACCCTGGCGGATCTCATTTCTCACAGGGACATTCTGAGTACCA TTCAGAAGTTCATCAGTGAAGACCGGCTGCCACACCTACTTCTCTATGGCCCTCCAGGGACAGGAAAGACATCCACCATCCTGGCCTGTGCCAAGCAACTGTACAAAGATAAAGAATTTGGCTCCATGGTCTTGGAG CTGAATGCTTCTGACGACCGAGGGATTGATATTGTTCGGGGGCCAATCCTCAGCTTTGCCAGCACAAGGACAATCTTCAA GAAAGGGTTTAAGCTTGTGATCCTGGATGAAGCTGATGCCATGACTCAAGATGCCCAGAATGCCTTGAGACGAG TGATCGAGAAGTTCACGGAAAACACCAGGTTTTGCCTCATCTGTAACTACCTGTCCAAGATCATCCCTGCCTTGCAGTCACGGTGCACGAGGTTCCGATTTGGACCTCTGACACCCGAGCTCATGGTTCCTCGACTGGAACATGTAGTACAAGAAGAGAA TGTGGATATAAGTGAAGATGGAATGAAGGCCCTTGTCACTCTGTCCAGTGGAGACATGCGAAGGGCTTTGAACATTCTGCAG AGTACCAATATGGCCTTTGGGAAGGTGACAGAGGAGACTGTCTACACCTGCACCGGACACCCACTCAAGACGGACATTGCCAACATTCTGGACTGGATGCTGAATCAAGACTTCACCACTGCCTACAAAA ATATCATGGAGCTGAAGACTCTGAAGGGCTTGGCGCTGCATGACATCCTGACCGAGGTTCACTTGTTTGTGCACAGAG tTGACTTTCCATCTTCAGTTCGGATACATTTATTGACCAAAATGGCAGACATTGA GTACAGACTTTCTGTTGGCACCAGTGAGAAGATACAGCTGAGCTCCCTCATTGCTGCTTTTCAAGTTACCAGAGACCTGATAGTTGCAGAGGCCTAG